The following are encoded in a window of uncultured Ilyobacter sp. genomic DNA:
- the rpsT gene encoding 30S ribosomal protein S20 yields the protein MAHSKSAKKRILIAERNRQRNQDVKSRVKTMAKKVLTEIEAQNAEAAQASLSVVYKELDKAVSKGILKKNTVSRKKARLAARVNAL from the coding sequence TTGGCACACTCAAAATCAGCTAAAAAGAGAATATTAATCGCAGAAAGAAACAGACAGAGAAATCAGGACGTTAAGTCTAGAGTAAAAACTATGGCGAAGAAAGTTTTAACAGAAATTGAAGCTCAAAACGCTGAAGCTGCACAAGCTTCTTTATCTGTAGTTTACAAAGAGCTTGACAAAGCGGTTTCAAAAGGAATTCTTAAGAAGAATACTGTTTCTAGAAAAAAAGCTAGACTTGCAGCTAGAGTAAACGCACTATAA
- a CDS encoding helicase C-terminal domain-containing protein, which produces MKGNKMDINEKISSDAQNIIRLSIDEAGGNEVFFRGVPDENGIVDHVEILARGNKHSVPAIMKQMKKREVIIHNHPSGYLYPSDADVQIASVYSDKKEGASYIVNNKADDIYVMVELKQNSEVSIDVGPYFEKEGLLSQIFPEFEYREEQLHMAKHIENGLNSHKKVIVEAGTGTGKTLAYLIPSIEWAIKNEKKVIISTNTINLQEQLLNKDIPIAKKVIQGDFNYLLVKGRGNYLCNRKLMNMATGENVDFEDFTQSQKEQFQSILKWASTTKEGDRGELYFEADSYVWEFFQSEADVCSGNKCPYKGDCFFLKSREQKKKADLLITNHHMYFADLSIRKEIGFNTEYAILPDYDMVVFDEAHNIEKVARDYFSYEASKYSFTKTMNQIYNTGKKKKKKTGSYNHLINYLKNIKYESYKDVERLIVEELIERHINLFKRGNDYFLRMIDVFSRGQQGTVNLRLRHEELGHSTLWKDLKESEEDLVIEYNSYMKRLRSLIRVIKEAEDDTGVINDFIKYIDRLEAFFTNFKFINEMDDNNFIYWVSVNGKKSNAKLVATPLKINDELDKSLYLNLEHIVFTSATIAIGSDFQYFKNSIGLHEETLEAVIHSPFDYDRQMKVYIPKDIPLPSEKSFTFEIKDFLKELVRRARGNTFILFTSYSTLNYMYYMLKDELEEEGFDLFIQGMAPRNKLVKMYKMSQKPVLFGTDSFWEGVDVKGDKLSSVIIVKLPFKVPSDPVVEAIIENLDNEGKNAFLEYQIPESIIKFKQGIGRLIRSRDDRGIITILDTRIIKKRYGKLFLNAIPTKNICIKTRREILN; this is translated from the coding sequence TTGAAAGGAAACAAAATGGATATAAATGAAAAAATCTCCTCAGATGCTCAAAATATAATAAGATTGTCAATAGATGAAGCTGGGGGCAACGAGGTATTTTTTCGAGGCGTACCTGACGAAAATGGGATTGTAGATCATGTGGAAATTTTGGCACGGGGAAATAAGCATTCAGTTCCAGCAATAATGAAACAGATGAAAAAAAGAGAGGTTATTATTCATAACCACCCATCTGGATATCTTTATCCTTCAGATGCAGATGTACAGATCGCATCAGTTTATTCCGATAAAAAGGAAGGAGCTTCTTATATAGTAAATAATAAAGCCGATGATATATATGTAATGGTTGAATTAAAACAAAATTCAGAAGTTTCAATAGATGTTGGACCATATTTTGAAAAAGAGGGTCTTCTGTCTCAGATATTTCCTGAGTTTGAGTACCGTGAAGAGCAGCTGCATATGGCAAAACATATAGAGAATGGGCTAAACTCACACAAAAAAGTTATAGTAGAGGCAGGAACAGGAACAGGTAAAACACTAGCATATCTTATACCTAGTATAGAGTGGGCCATAAAAAATGAGAAAAAAGTTATAATATCGACAAATACAATCAATCTTCAGGAACAGCTTCTCAATAAGGATATTCCCATTGCAAAAAAGGTAATACAGGGAGATTTTAATTATCTTTTAGTTAAAGGACGTGGGAACTATCTGTGCAACAGAAAGCTGATGAATATGGCCACCGGTGAAAATGTTGATTTTGAAGACTTTACTCAGTCTCAAAAAGAACAGTTTCAGTCCATTTTGAAATGGGCTTCTACCACCAAGGAAGGGGATAGAGGTGAACTCTATTTTGAGGCCGATTCCTATGTATGGGAATTTTTTCAGAGTGAAGCGGATGTTTGTTCGGGAAATAAGTGCCCCTACAAGGGAGATTGCTTTTTTTTGAAATCTAGGGAACAAAAGAAAAAAGCAGACCTTCTGATAACCAATCATCACATGTATTTTGCAGATCTTTCCATAAGGAAAGAGATCGGGTTCAACACAGAATACGCAATTCTTCCAGATTATGATATGGTTGTTTTTGATGAGGCTCACAATATAGAAAAAGTAGCCAGAGATTATTTTTCCTATGAGGCTTCTAAATATTCTTTTACCAAAACAATGAATCAGATATACAATACAGGGAAGAAAAAGAAGAAAAAGACAGGTAGCTACAATCACCTTATAAATTACCTTAAGAACATAAAATATGAAAGCTATAAAGATGTGGAAAGACTTATAGTAGAAGAACTTATTGAAAGGCATATAAATCTTTTTAAGAGAGGAAATGATTATTTTTTAAGAATGATAGATGTTTTTTCAAGAGGTCAGCAGGGGACAGTTAATCTCAGACTGAGACACGAAGAACTAGGACACAGCACTTTGTGGAAGGATCTTAAAGAGTCTGAGGAGGACCTGGTCATAGAATATAATTCTTACATGAAAAGACTGAGAAGTCTGATAAGGGTTATAAAAGAAGCTGAAGATGACACAGGCGTAATCAATGACTTTATAAAATATATCGACAGGCTAGAAGCTTTTTTCACAAACTTTAAGTTTATAAATGAGATGGATGACAACAACTTTATATACTGGGTATCTGTAAACGGAAAGAAGAGCAATGCCAAGCTAGTAGCAACTCCTCTCAAAATAAATGATGAATTGGATAAAAGCCTGTATCTCAATCTAGAGCATATAGTCTTTACCTCGGCTACTATAGCCATAGGAAGCGATTTCCAATATTTTAAAAATTCCATAGGACTTCACGAAGAAACCCTAGAGGCTGTGATACATTCACCTTTTGATTATGATAGGCAGATGAAGGTCTACATACCAAAAGATATTCCACTTCCTTCGGAAAAATCTTTTACCTTTGAAATAAAAGATTTTCTTAAGGAACTGGTAAGAAGGGCTAGGGGAAATACATTTATACTCTTCACATCATATTCAACGTTAAACTATATGTACTATATGTTAAAAGATGAATTAGAAGAAGAGGGGTTTGACCTATTTATCCAGGGGATGGCACCTAGAAATAAGCTCGTCAAAATGTACAAGATGAGTCAAAAGCCTGTACTTTTCGGAACGGATTCATTCTGGGAAGGTGTAGATGTAAAGGGAGATAAACTGAGCTCGGTGATAATAGTGAAGCTTCCATTTAAAGTTCCTAGTGATCCTGTGGTAGAGGCGATCATAGAAAATCTTGACAATGAAGGAAAAAATGCATTTCTGGAATATCAAATTCCAGAGTCCATAATAAAATTTAAACAGGGAATAGGAAGGCTCATAAGGAGCAGAGATGATAGAGGTATAATTACTATTTTAGATACAAGAATTATAAAGAAGAGATACGGTAAACTGTTTTTAAATGCTATACCGACAAAAAATATATGCATAAAAACCAGAAGAGAGATTCTCAATTAA
- a CDS encoding HDIG domain-containing metalloprotein, whose protein sequence is MKKIEIFGRRLIFKLEKKKEEEREYNVNFDEVVGEKLIYLIILISAIVLSSKAFLFTSTLNVGDIVKKDIIAPRSIRYNDRAAKERLIDDVINSSEREYIYIPKSEKLAIQKVDKFYNLLISLKGPNRRDIDIEEFKRRTDTGISESLLEQLKQEKVEVLTKSRENIINVLKKIYEIGITREMKLINTTTTVEQFEEGLSLEEKIVLRYFLSPNYVYDAEATKKLIEEKVAQIDDVIVEVKGGSVIAKKGEILTESQVSALREYGLYSGERNAFFIMANIIYLGILSIVFYYVAKRYLKTEIINKNKFRSTFLIIAFTFLSLRFIKSNFLYLLPLDTVFFLLGILVDTKFAAVMGAFVLLYSMPMVDFDLVFFVTYSVAFLLSTYLINNIKNRTTLINAGVQLGVTKLLLEILVNMFLREEAVYTLIKGGEMLLSGIFSGMLTIALLPYFERTFNILTPFKLIELGDLSHPLLRELSVNAPGTFHHSMLVATLSENAAEAIGANAIFTRVASYYHDIGKMKRPNFYVENQQGGTNPHTKLTPSMSNLIITSHTRDGVEMAKEYGIPREIRDIMVEHQGTTLLAYFYNKAKKGNPTVQEEDFRYSGPKPRTKESAIIMLADSIEAAVRSLDEKTPITIEKMIRKIISGKIEDNQLSEANLTFKEIEIIIKTFTKVLMGIHHVRIKYPGQK, encoded by the coding sequence ATGAAAAAAATTGAAATTTTCGGAAGAAGACTTATTTTTAAGCTAGAAAAGAAAAAAGAAGAGGAAAGAGAATACAACGTAAATTTTGATGAGGTTGTAGGAGAAAAATTAATATATCTTATAATTCTAATATCAGCAATAGTTCTGAGCTCGAAAGCTTTTTTATTCACAAGTACTCTCAATGTCGGAGATATAGTGAAAAAGGATATAATTGCTCCGAGGTCTATTCGTTATAATGATAGAGCAGCAAAAGAGAGACTAATAGACGATGTGATAAACTCATCTGAGAGAGAGTATATCTATATACCGAAATCGGAGAAATTAGCTATTCAAAAGGTGGATAAATTTTACAATCTTTTGATCAGTCTAAAAGGGCCGAATAGAAGAGATATAGATATAGAGGAGTTTAAACGTAGGACGGATACCGGTATTTCTGAAAGCCTATTAGAACAGCTGAAACAGGAAAAAGTAGAGGTTCTGACTAAGAGCCGAGAGAATATAATAAACGTTCTAAAGAAAATATATGAGATAGGTATCACACGAGAGATGAAGCTCATAAATACAACAACGACTGTAGAGCAGTTTGAAGAGGGACTGAGTCTAGAGGAAAAAATAGTTCTAAGATATTTTTTGTCTCCAAACTATGTCTATGATGCAGAAGCCACAAAAAAACTCATAGAGGAAAAAGTAGCTCAAATAGATGATGTAATAGTAGAGGTAAAGGGTGGTAGTGTAATAGCCAAAAAAGGTGAAATACTAACAGAGTCTCAGGTGAGTGCACTCAGGGAATATGGTCTTTACAGCGGAGAAAGAAATGCTTTTTTTATAATGGCAAATATAATTTATTTAGGAATACTGTCTATAGTCTTTTATTATGTTGCTAAAAGATATCTAAAAACTGAAATTATTAACAAAAATAAGTTTAGAAGCACATTTCTTATAATAGCTTTTACGTTTTTATCTTTAAGATTTATAAAATCAAATTTTTTGTATCTTCTTCCATTAGATACAGTATTTTTTCTTTTGGGAATACTCGTAGATACTAAATTTGCAGCTGTAATGGGTGCCTTTGTCCTACTGTATTCAATGCCTATGGTAGATTTTGACCTAGTCTTTTTTGTAACTTACAGTGTGGCATTTTTGCTATCAACCTACCTAATAAATAACATAAAAAATAGGACTACTCTCATAAATGCAGGGGTACAACTAGGTGTGACAAAACTTCTTTTGGAAATTTTGGTAAATATGTTTTTAAGAGAGGAAGCGGTATATACCCTTATCAAAGGAGGTGAAATGCTTCTCTCTGGTATTTTTTCAGGTATGCTGACGATAGCACTTCTCCCGTATTTTGAGAGGACATTCAATATATTAACACCGTTTAAGCTTATAGAATTGGGGGATCTTTCCCATCCTCTGCTAAGAGAGCTATCTGTAAATGCCCCGGGAACCTTTCACCACTCTATGCTCGTTGCTACCCTTTCAGAGAATGCAGCAGAGGCAATAGGTGCAAATGCCATATTTACAAGGGTGGCTTCATACTACCATGATATAGGTAAGATGAAGAGGCCAAATTTTTATGTGGAAAATCAGCAGGGTGGGACAAACCCTCATACAAAACTTACTCCATCAATGAGTAACCTTATAATAACCTCTCATACTCGTGACGGGGTGGAGATGGCGAAAGAGTATGGGATTCCAAGGGAGATAAGAGATATTATGGTGGAACATCAGGGAACGACCCTGCTGGCTTATTTTTACAATAAAGCCAAAAAAGGAAATCCAACTGTGCAGGAGGAGGACTTTAGATACTCAGGTCCAAAGCCTAGGACAAAGGAATCTGCCATAATAATGCTAGCAGATTCTATAGAAGCTGCGGTGAGGTCTCTAGACGAGAAAACACCCATAACCATAGAAAAGATGATAAGAAAAATAATAAGCGGTAAGATAGAGGATAACCAGCTTTCTGAGGCAAACCTTACATTTAAAGAGATAGAGATTATCATAAAAACCTTTACCAAGGTGCTTATGGGTATCCATCATGTAAGGATAAAATATCCAGGTCAAAAATAG
- the ybeY gene encoding rRNA maturation RNase YbeY, which yields MELVLEIGNETEGYEKKIDIEKVEEYIKMLLVEEYPEAQKPVYVSILLTNNENIQIVNREYRGKDSPTDVISFAYHETEFEIGPYDTLGDIIISLERVEEQAGDYGHNFKREFYYVLTHGILHLLGYDHIEDEDKAVMRKKEEEILKRCGYTRN from the coding sequence ATGGAATTAGTGCTTGAAATTGGAAACGAGACAGAAGGTTATGAAAAAAAGATAGATATTGAAAAAGTGGAAGAGTATATAAAGATGCTCTTAGTAGAGGAGTATCCCGAGGCCCAAAAGCCTGTATATGTATCGATTCTTTTGACAAATAATGAGAATATACAAATAGTAAATAGAGAATATAGAGGAAAAGACTCACCTACTGATGTGATATCTTTTGCCTATCATGAGACGGAGTTTGAGATAGGGCCCTACGACACTTTAGGTGATATTATTATATCTTTAGAGAGGGTAGAGGAGCAGGCTGGAGATTACGGACATAATTTTAAAAGGGAATTCTATTATGTTCTGACTCATGGGATACTGCATTTATTGGGATATGATCACATAGAAGATGAAGATAAGGCTGTTATGAGGAAGAAAGAGGAAGAAATTTTAAAAAGGTGTGGTTACACAAGAAACTAA
- a CDS encoding diacylglycerol kinase has product MPDKKETHTIRESFNFAIEGVVEAIKTEKHMRFHVWATFMVIILSFMYGVTKSEFIILAITISLVWITELINTAVESSIDIVCKSYHPLAKNAKDMAAGAVLVAAMNSLIVGYVIFDEKLDIIFRQTFEFLRNSHKHVVSIIFVIVIVAVIWVKSYHKEGTPLKGGMPSGHSALAASIWVNIFFLTENIKVFLLTFFLMLMVMQSRIEGKIHTPLETIYGALLGGGLTYFLLVVLKV; this is encoded by the coding sequence ATGCCTGACAAGAAGGAAACACATACTATAAGGGAAAGTTTTAATTTTGCTATAGAGGGTGTAGTAGAAGCAATCAAGACTGAAAAACATATGAGGTTTCATGTGTGGGCAACTTTTATGGTGATAATCCTCTCATTTATGTACGGGGTAACAAAGTCGGAATTTATAATTCTTGCCATAACAATTTCATTGGTATGGATAACAGAACTTATAAATACTGCTGTTGAAAGTTCTATAGATATTGTATGCAAATCTTATCATCCACTTGCCAAAAATGCAAAGGATATGGCTGCAGGAGCAGTTCTAGTTGCTGCAATGAACTCATTGATTGTAGGTTATGTTATATTTGACGAAAAATTAGATATTATTTTCAGACAAACTTTTGAATTTTTAAGAAATTCTCATAAACATGTTGTTTCTATAATTTTTGTTATAGTTATTGTGGCGGTAATATGGGTCAAGTCTTATCATAAGGAAGGTACTCCTTTAAAGGGTGGGATGCCAAGCGGTCACAGTGCCTTAGCAGCCTCTATATGGGTAAATATATTTTTTTTAACAGAAAACATAAAAGTATTTTTACTCACCTTTTTCCTTATGCTGATGGTAATGCAGTCTAGAATAGAAGGGAAGATTCATACTCCTCTCGAAACTATTTATGGTGCTCTTTTAGGAGGGGGATTAACTTATTTTTTACTTGTTGTCCTTAAAGTTTAG
- a CDS encoding endonuclease/exonuclease/phosphatase family protein, translated as MNFFKKFFTYFLISFSIFSQEAYIASFNSLHLGWDKNKDYKSISEFLSLFDLIGLQEVMKKDGVKKLTGELERTTGEKWKYLISDHSVGTEKYREYYAYIWRDKKVKLVNKNRGFYKPNAGTNGEKEYMRDPYGADFKIGEFDFTYVLCHVVYGDSVRERRAEAYLLDKVYKYFQDLDINEQDILIGGDFNLPAYDDSFRRLFSHEDQIFYGIDPINKTTIGKSGLSNSYDNIFYSYRYTKEFTGNSGILDFTKGNYSEVRKSISDHLPVFIEVDTSEDDD; from the coding sequence ATGAATTTTTTTAAAAAATTTTTTACGTATTTTTTAATTTCATTTTCTATTTTTTCACAGGAAGCCTATATAGCCAGTTTTAACTCACTCCATCTAGGTTGGGATAAGAACAAGGATTATAAAAGTATTTCTGAATTCCTATCTCTTTTTGATCTCATAGGTCTTCAGGAAGTCATGAAAAAAGACGGAGTAAAAAAACTCACTGGAGAGCTAGAGAGAACCACAGGAGAAAAATGGAAATATCTTATATCTGACCACAGCGTTGGGACAGAAAAATATAGAGAGTATTATGCCTATATATGGAGAGATAAAAAAGTAAAACTTGTGAATAAAAACAGAGGTTTTTATAAGCCAAATGCTGGTACGAACGGTGAAAAAGAGTATATGAGGGATCCATATGGGGCAGACTTTAAAATAGGAGAGTTTGATTTTACCTATGTTTTATGCCACGTGGTCTATGGAGACAGTGTCAGAGAAAGAAGGGCAGAGGCGTATCTTTTAGATAAGGTTTATAAATATTTTCAGGACTTAGATATAAATGAGCAGGATATTCTTATAGGGGGCGATTTTAACCTTCCTGCCTATGATGATTCTTTTAGACGGCTTTTTTCTCACGAGGATCAAATATTTTACGGTATAGACCCGATAAATAAAACGACAATAGGGAAAAGCGGACTTTCAAACTCATATGATAATATTTTTTACTCATACAGATATACCAAGGAGTTTACAGGTAATAGCGGAATTTTAGATTTTACAAAGGGGAATTATAGCGAGGTGAGAAAAAGTATTTCTGATCATCTTCCTGTATTTATAGAGGTGGACACTTCAGAAGATGATGATTGA
- a CDS encoding thiamine diphosphokinase gives MMIDTITMKRAFVFLNGELSENMEFYQQFLKKNGDIYCADGGAMHTYRLGKVPVEIIGDMDSVSEEVLKHYENNGTLIRRFSKEKDFTDGEIILEYLNSKSYDEIIIFAALGGRTDHMLTNLNLIFKYKKARFISEKEEIFSIDRYFKFENKKGSEVSFIPFSNEVGPLTLKGFKFPLNKHRLKRGSSICMSNIIIENTAEVNFENGALLCIVQK, from the coding sequence ATGATGATTGATACTATAACTATGAAGAGAGCATTTGTTTTTTTAAACGGAGAACTTTCAGAAAACATGGAATTTTATCAACAGTTCCTAAAAAAAAATGGTGATATATACTGTGCAGACGGCGGAGCTATGCATACATACAGACTTGGGAAAGTCCCTGTTGAAATAATAGGGGATATGGATTCTGTCTCGGAAGAGGTGCTAAAACACTATGAAAACAACGGAACTCTTATAAGAAGGTTCTCAAAGGAAAAAGATTTTACAGATGGAGAAATAATCCTAGAATATTTGAATTCTAAAAGTTATGATGAGATAATTATTTTTGCAGCATTAGGAGGTAGAACTGACCATATGCTCACAAATTTGAACCTGATATTTAAATATAAAAAGGCTAGGTTTATATCTGAAAAAGAAGAAATTTTTTCTATAGACAGATATTTTAAATTTGAAAATAAAAAGGGAAGTGAGGTATCTTTCATCCCTTTTTCCAACGAGGTGGGACCTCTGACACTGAAGGGATTTAAATTTCCGTTGAATAAACATAGGTTGAAAAGAGGGTCATCAATTTGTATGAGTAATATAATAATAGAAAATACAGCAGAAGTAAATTTTGAAAATGGGGCTCTCCTCTGTATAGTTCAAAAATAA
- the yfcE gene encoding phosphodiesterase: MKLFVISDIHGSLEYLKNSLKAYENENADMILILGDILYHGPRNPIPNSYDPKAVAKLLNKLKNKIIAVRGNCDSEVDQMILDFPIMADFSTIFWNNRRIFVTHGHLYNRDSLPNLDPGDVFVHGHTHIPSAEIYDGVFILNPGSVTFPKENHPNSYGIFEGNSFKVISFENKVLKEVKF; the protein is encoded by the coding sequence ATGAAATTATTTGTTATTTCAGATATTCACGGTTCCTTGGAATATTTGAAAAATTCTCTAAAAGCATATGAAAATGAAAATGCAGACATGATCCTTATTTTAGGTGATATTCTTTACCATGGTCCTAGAAACCCTATACCAAATTCTTATGACCCAAAGGCTGTCGCAAAACTTTTAAACAAGCTAAAAAATAAAATTATCGCAGTGAGGGGAAACTGTGATAGTGAAGTAGACCAAATGATTTTAGATTTTCCTATTATGGCTGACTTTTCAACCATCTTTTGGAACAATCGACGTATCTTTGTTACCCACGGCCACCTCTATAACAGAGATTCCCTCCCAAACCTAGATCCAGGAGATGTATTTGTCCACGGGCATACACATATACCCTCGGCTGAAATTTATGATGGTGTCTTTATTTTAAACCCAGGTTCTGTAACATTTCCAAAAGAAAATCATCCAAACTCATACGGTATATTTGAAGGAAATTCTTTTAAGGTTATCTCCTTTGAGAACAAAGTATTAAAAGAGGTCAAATTTTAA
- a CDS encoding thioesterase family protein: MKEGIKLILEKTVKAEETAARVASGALDVFSTPMLIAFMENTAFNLAQKQLEEGETTVGISVNIKHLKANLVGDILKCEALLTKTDGKKLFFNVKVTYKDEIVGEGEHIRYIVDEKKFIERIRG; the protein is encoded by the coding sequence TTGAAAGAGGGAATAAAACTTATTCTTGAGAAAACTGTAAAAGCTGAAGAAACAGCTGCAAGAGTTGCATCAGGAGCATTAGATGTTTTTTCTACACCGATGTTAATCGCATTCATGGAAAACACAGCTTTTAATTTGGCTCAAAAACAACTGGAAGAGGGAGAGACTACAGTAGGTATCTCTGTAAATATAAAGCATTTGAAGGCTAACCTCGTGGGGGATATTCTAAAATGTGAAGCACTGCTTACCAAAACAGATGGAAAAAAGCTGTTTTTTAATGTTAAAGTTACCTATAAAGATGAAATAGTTGGCGAAGGGGAGCACATCCGTTATATTGTCGATGAAAAGAAGTTTATTGAAAGAATAAGGGGATAG
- a CDS encoding uracil-xanthine permease family protein produces the protein MTTLGTKTKYILGLQHVLAMFGATVLVPFLTGLNPSIALLTAGAGTLLFHYCTKKIVPVFLGSSFAFIGAISLVLKEEGIGVVKAGVIGAGLVYITMAFIIKTYGVERVNSFFPAIVTGPTIMVIGLRLSPVALGMIGYSNGHFDIKGLTIALIVVISMIGISVLEKSFFRLVPILISVTLGYLASIPAGLVNFEPIKNAGWIGFSPEALHDLTAIPEFSMTGLLAIAPIAMVVFIEHIGDITTNGAVVGKDFFKEPGIHRTMLGDGVATLFAGFLGGPANTTYGENTGVLAVTKVYDPSVLRIAAGYAIVLSFIGKFGAILQTIPTPVMGGVSLILFGMIASVGVRTLIEAELDFGHSRNLIIASLIFVLGIAIDNVVLWKTVSLSGLAIAAFTGVVLNKILPKDI, from the coding sequence ATGACTACATTGGGAACAAAAACAAAATATATCTTGGGGCTGCAGCACGTACTCGCTATGTTTGGAGCGACTGTACTGGTACCTTTTTTGACAGGGTTAAATCCTTCAATTGCACTTTTAACAGCAGGAGCCGGAACTTTATTATTCCACTATTGTACTAAGAAGATAGTACCTGTATTCCTAGGTTCTTCATTTGCATTCATAGGAGCGATATCCCTTGTTTTGAAGGAAGAGGGTATAGGAGTTGTAAAGGCTGGTGTAATAGGAGCCGGTCTAGTCTATATAACAATGGCGTTTATAATAAAAACCTACGGAGTAGAGAGAGTAAATTCATTTTTTCCTGCTATAGTTACAGGACCTACTATAATGGTAATAGGGCTGAGACTTAGTCCTGTCGCCCTTGGAATGATAGGATATTCAAATGGACACTTTGATATAAAAGGACTAACTATAGCTCTGATAGTTGTAATCTCTATGATAGGAATATCTGTTTTAGAAAAGTCTTTTTTTAGACTAGTTCCGATACTTATATCTGTCACTTTGGGTTATTTAGCCTCTATACCAGCAGGACTTGTTAACTTTGAGCCTATAAAAAACGCAGGTTGGATTGGTTTCTCTCCTGAAGCTCTACACGACCTAACTGCTATCCCTGAGTTTTCAATGACTGGGCTCCTAGCTATAGCTCCTATAGCAATGGTTGTATTTATAGAACATATTGGAGATATCACAACAAACGGTGCAGTTGTAGGAAAGGATTTCTTTAAAGAACCTGGAATCCACAGGACAATGCTAGGGGACGGTGTTGCAACTTTGTTTGCAGGTTTTTTAGGGGGGCCCGCAAACACAACTTATGGTGAAAATACAGGGGTATTGGCAGTAACTAAAGTTTATGATCCTTCAGTACTGAGAATAGCAGCTGGTTATGCAATAGTGCTGAGTTTCATAGGTAAATTTGGAGCCATTCTTCAGACTATCCCCACACCTGTTATGGGAGGGGTATCACTAATACTCTTTGGAATGATAGCCTCTGTAGGAGTAAGGACTCTTATAGAAGCTGAGCTTGATTTTGGACACTCAAGAAATCTAATAATTGCTTCCCTTATATTTGTTTTAGGTATAGCTATAGACAACGTTGTTTTATGGAAAACAGTATCACTTTCCGGACTGGCAATAGCTGCTTTCACAGGTGTTGTGCTAAATAAGATTTTACCAAAAGATATTTAA